aaataataggtttctgctagttgcttttgattttctagagCGTTTCGATGTGCTCTCCTATGTATTTGAAGAATTCTTTCTTCCTGTTCAGTTTCGTCTGTCAAGTCTTCTACCCTGGATTGGGTGAATCGAGTTTTGATTCCTTTGAAGTGACTTCTGTAGGTTGTCTGTATTTTTCCCATAATGTCTTCAGTCGTGTGAATGCCGTTAATTACGGAAGGGTTGAGGTGTTTTTTTAGGTCTGTTATTTTATCGTCCGTGGTGTATTCGAGTCGGTATATTTCATGTCTATGGAAAGTAGGAAATGggtacatacttttcaacgaatctagtatacccttttactctacgagtaacgggtataaaaattgagaacacgtttggtgaatgattataactccagaacgcatgagccgatttcaatGGCTCCAttaggacaagagcaaataaaattctggaaaaagtcaaaagaaaagcttgaaaaccgttatttacatacagcgccatttttaaaacataggatgtcattcttctctgctcatttcgttttatttaatttatgagacaaactttatttggttcataaataaattgtaacagcaggcatttgtttttgaggtggtaagttgaactgtgttaattatgtgtaccgtgcatttgaggttaaactcaccacttccaccttcttcgacttcatcatcctcatcctccttcttctttatcaattagaagatacacgagccgaacgcaataaagcaagaagactaaagcattaacaatcacgcaggttttcagaagaaggaggaggaggaagacgaagaaggaagaagaaaggggatgaagaagaaaaaaaaggatgaagaagaagaagaagaaggaggattaagaagatggaggaggaagaaggatgatgaagaagaagaaggaataaggagcattaggaagtcagaagaagaaggaggaggaagaagagggaagaggtggaaggcgaaggaggaggaggaagacgaagagggatgaaacggtgaatttaacctcaaatgcacgatctacatcatttacacagtttatcttaccactttattgaatctaaaatttcattgatttaagctgcagggcaatttctgaaatataggatgtcatttttctctgctcagttagttctagagtgctattctctttcattcaatttcgtgcttttggaaatcaaattagatattttatttggaaattgtattccatgtaagtattttgcatcatatatttatagtgtTAGTCGTGCCTTAAATTCATCatacagcaaataaaatgccacgACCAAGGCGTACTAATATTAGTCGCCGAACACGTAATGCTTATACTTTAAGGTCGAATAGAACATTGCAAAGTGAGGAAGGGCGTGCAAAAATTAATGCAGATAGAAGAGATCGATATGCACGAAATCGAAACTCACCAATCGATCTCTTGATAGGCAGCCACCTCGAAATCGGCCAATGCGAGCGGGAGTTCGTGTTTTGCAGCAAAcgctccttgctgcttttaattacGATAGTGCGATTGAAATGCGGTGGTTGAAGTGCGGTGAAATGACGGTGAGATGTGCACATTGTGGTGCAGCcaaatttccaaatgaaaCAGATGGCATGTGCTGTGCTAACGGCAAAGTGAAATTGCCAACATTTGAATCTCCACCCGATCCACTACTTATTCTTGGAATGGTATCAACGTCGACACATTTTTTGTCTCATATTCAAGAATACAATGCATCATTTCAAATGACTTCTTTTGGTGCGACAAAAATTGTAAGAGACAATTTTATGCCGACGTTCAAGGTGATTAGTTCTTCTTCCTTcgtcttcttcatcctccttcttcttccttacAGATTCAGGCTCAGATTTACAACCGCGCTGGCTCATAATTACCATATCCtgataccgcgtattccgttgataccaacagacatgccgtttgaatttaagcgactgcaattcccaatgcgtctatcatttgccatgtccatcaataaggcacaaggacaaacgcttcaagtatgcgggttgaatttggaagagccgtgtttttctcatgggcagctatacgtagcctgttcaagagttggcattccaaactctttatttgtattcgctccaagTGGAcaagtttatccaaatgttttgtaaataacaattttcaaataaaataaatgaataaaggaatttttcattgaattttaagactgcatgcgaCGAAGCGCATAGTGCCCACTagtaaaacatatttttccaatatgTTCACGAAGTATGTCATCTAATGCACGTTGGAAAATTGAGGGCGCATTCTTAAGACCAAATGGGAGTCGTGTAAACTCATATTTTCCGTTGTTTACGGAAAAGGCGGTCTTTTCTATGTCATTTTTTAACGAGATTTGATGGAAACCACTTTTCAGATCTAAAACGGAGAATACTTTATTGTCCCCTAATTGGGTAAGTACCTCATTTATCTCAGGAATAGGGTATTTATCTGCAATGgttattttattgagtttgCGATAATCAATAACCATGCGATATTCTTTTTCGCCTGAAGCGTCTGCCTTTTTGGGTACAATCCACCCTGGAGAATTGTATGGGGACCTAGAAGGCCGAATTATACCAGcttctaaaagttcttttatctgtttgtttacttcatCTTTTAGTGTCAAATCGTTGCAGTCTTCTTGGGATCACTTGCATTGGTGCgagcggaagttgttaccaatcagattcttcgaactgtacttggcagctcggcgtgtgcaggaaattatcgaattctacttggcagctcggcgtgtgcaggaaattatgcagacgctgagcttgcagATTGAAGCATGCCTATTGGGGTTCTGGATTGTtctggatttaaacatttttgttgttaacttatacAATAATTGAAGATTTAGAGTGCCGCTTAGGGAGAGCGGCATCGCTTGCTCCGGATGTGGATTGTTTACATTGCGTGCACACTCAGCATATTCTTATACCTTCGAACAGTACTAGATATGTGAATATATCACTTCCGTCCCCTTAAAGGGTTGCCTATGCTTGTGCTGGCATTACAGGGTACAATGCAGGGAACTGGTTTTGTGTcggttttatttgtttatgtggttcttgattatttttttcttgtttcttgattatttttttttgttttctaagTTTTAAATATAAGGAGGTTACTGGGTTTAgtgtaaaaatttttaataggaaaagaaaaatgatGATAGCAATaataactattattattgttatataAAATGTGGAGTTATTttctgaaattatttttaaaacatcaTTATGTTCTATCATTTGTATCTTAGTTACATTAATCGGTAAATACTACGGATTTAAAGCAATTTCTGGACTTAAAGAATTTTCgcttaaaataacatttccaaTCTAAActttacattgttttattcttataattttgcttccatttatttttatatcccCATTTAATTCTTGACAATTTTGTGAGATTGTAGTTTCAGTTAAA
This sequence is a window from Drosophila teissieri strain GT53w chromosome 2R, Prin_Dtei_1.1, whole genome shotgun sequence. Protein-coding genes within it:
- the LOC122614676 gene encoding uncharacterized protein LOC122614676; translation: MRAGVRVLQQTLLAAFNYDSAIEMRWLKCGEMTVRCAHCGAAKFPNETDGMCCANGKVKLPTFESPPDPLLILGMVSTSTHFLSHIQEYNASFQMTSFGATKIVRDNFMPTFKIQAQIYNRAGS